A single window of Nicotiana sylvestris chromosome 5, ASM39365v2, whole genome shotgun sequence DNA harbors:
- the LOC138869454 gene encoding uncharacterized protein, translated as MELLKGRWEALNHGLPKDVAMRPPSGDEDVPPKSPALKHDDDKKIKRASVLHYEAFLRILEEHEAEVRELTKKRDVYKLRSEKFQAKLEVARGKNTEMAEQVFRVLHDSEDKLEITTNDPILQVDTIWAEAEEFKKNMDILASKKEAIQVELESAESQLRAAREKALVQVKKIEEFQSQLDSVIYDKANLANELEAAKSEVAMANTKVYAKVAQYKVDVEAIQVLAKRMADHAKWQARREALEEVHAWGFDILAELENAKAEEARSQKLAFSEEDSESLSESEGGEDPEGGDAAFDEDQAI; from the exons ATGGAGTTATTGAAGGGTCGATGGGAGGCCCTTAATCATG GTCTCCCTAAAGACGTTGCTATGAGGCCTCCATCCGGTGATGAGGATGTGCCTCCCAAGTCCCCTGCTCTGAAGCACGACGACGACAAGAAGATAAAAAGG GCTTCGGTATTGCATTATGAGGCTTTCCTCCGAATTTTGGAGGAGCACGAGGCTGAGGTTCGGGAACTCACCAAGAAGAGGGATGTTTACAAGCTTCGGAGTGAGAAGTTTCAGGCCAAATTAGAAGTAGCTCGGGGGAAGAATACCGAGATGGCCGAGCAGGTATTTCGAGTGCTTCACGATAGTGAAGACAAACTGGAGATCACTACTAATGATCCGATCCTGCAG GTAGATACAATATGGGCTGAGGCTGAGGAGTTCAAGAAAAATATGGACATCTTGGCCTCGAAAAAGGAGGCCATCCAAGTAGAGCTGGAATCGGCCGAGTCCCAGCTCCGTGCTGCAAGAGAGAAAGCCTTGGTGCAGGTCAAGAAAATTGAGGAGTTTCAATCCCAATTGGACTCGGTTATTTATGATAAGGCAAACTTGGCCAATGAACTTGAGGCGGCCAAATCTGAGGTGGCCATGGCCAACACCAAAGTTTATGCTAAAGTGGCCCAATATAAGGTCGACGTCGAGGCCATCCAGGTGCTGGCCAAACGCATGGCGGATCATGCAAAGTGGCAAGCTCGAAGGGAAGCTCTTGAGGAAGTCCATGCTTGGGGCTTCGATATACTGGCTGAACTCGAGAACGCCAAAGCAGAAGAAGCCAGGTCTCAAAAGTTGGCCTTTTCCGAGGAAGACTCAGAGAGTTTAAGTGAATCTGAAGGCGGGGAAGATCCTGAGGGTGGAGATGCTGCCTTCGATGAAGACCAGGCCATTTAg